Genomic window (Candidatus Binatia bacterium):
ACGAGCCGCCATCGACAACGTCGTTGCCCGCCTGGCCGCGCACACGCTCGCGGCGAACACGCCACGCGGGGGGTTCGTGGTTATCGGCACCGGTCACCCCGAAGCGGTGCCGCGCATCGTCTTCGAGCGTGGCAAGCTCGACGACGTTACGTTCGCGGTCGAGACCGGCGTTATCGGCGGCCTGCCGGCGCCGGGGATCTACTTCGGTTCGGCCTTCGGCCCGCAGGCGATCGGCTCATCGGCGGACTTCTTCAGGCGCGTCCGCCGGCGGCTCGACGCCACCTGTCTGGGTGTCTTGCAGGCCGACAGCGCCGGCAACGTCAACGTATCGAGACGTGACGAGGGCGTCTACGGGTACGTCGGGCCGGGTGGGTTCATCGACTTCACCGCGGCGGCACTGACCATTGTATTCGTCTGCGCCTGGACGACGCGCGGGCAGATGACCGTTACGGGCGACCGTGTCCGTCTCGTACAACCGGGCGCCCCGAAGTTCGTCGAGCAGGTCGACGAAGTGACGTTTAACGGCGCCCAGGCTCTCGCCGCCGGCAAGCGGGTCTTCTACGCCACCGGCGTCGGTCTGTTCCGGCTGACGACGCGCGGCATGGAGCTTGCCGGCGTGTTCCCGGGCATCGACGTCGAGCGCGATATTCTCGACGTGACTCCCATGCGCGTCGTACTGCCGCAGACGGGCCGCGTACCCATCTTGCCGAAAGCTCTGGTGACAGGCAGGGGAATGCGTCTGCGGTGGGCGGAACGGTGACCATGATCCTGTCTGCGCCAAGCCGTTAGCCACCATGGAAAGTGCGGCGTCTGCAACCATCGTCGAGTTCGAGGCGAGGCATATTGGCCCTGCGCGAGCGTTGTGGCTAGAGTCAGACGGCGTAGGTCTGAGCAGTGCCGACGAACCGAGCGCTCTGCTAAAGTTCCTGAGCCGCAATCCAGGGTTGAGCTTCGTGGCACAGCGAGAGGGCCAAATCCTCGGCACTGTGCTTTGCGGACACGATGGCCGCCGAGGGCTCGTTCATCATCTGGTTGTTTCAGGTAGTTGTCGGCGCCAGGGGCTTGGTCGGCTGCTGCTGCAACGAGGGCTGTCGGCGCTTCGGGCCGCGGGTATCGAGAAGGCCCATCTGCTTGTGTTCAAGTCCAACGAAAGCGGTCTTGCGTTCTGGCGAGCTGTGGGCGCTGAGGAGCGAATTTCCATTGCCCTGTTCTCTGTGGCTACGGAGAATGGCGGCTGACCTCTCCATCGAGCGGACATGCCCCGGCAAGCCGGGCCATGCCGCTCATGTCGAACGTTCGGCAGGTTGACGTTCTAACATTAGGACGCTCGGGTCACCGCAGGTCGGAGCCGGCAAAGAGGGCGACGGTCTATTTCGATCCCACCGTACATCGGGCGCTACGCATCAAGGGGCGGCGTCCGATCGAACCTTGTCCGACGTGGTGAACGATGCAGTGAGGATCAGCTTAGCCGAGGATGCGGAGGACCTTGCGGCATTCGAGCAGCGGATCGTGCGGCGGATTCGAGCCCTCGGCAACGACCACAGGCCGCCCGGTTGCAAGAAGCTGGCGGGCCAGGAGCCTGTCGGAGAAAGGCCCGCTGGTGCTTCGACAGGCTCAGCACGAGCGGCCTCTGCCTTGATTTCACAGCATTTTCCGCTCGCCCTGAGCTACTATCGCCGAAAGTCTGCGCACGGCGCGAAGAAATCTTCAGGCCATGGAGCGGCAGTGCCTTCCCGTTCGTCCCGAGTAGCGCCTTCTTCTGGCGCGTATCGAGGGACAGGCTCGGCAGGAGCGCGCCCCTCGATACGGAGCCCAGGGGAAGGGCTCCTACTCGGGGCGAACGGGCTGGTTGTTCGCTTTGGGTTGCGGGCGCCAGCCCGCGCTAAGCCCGTCGAAGGGCGAGGGGCCGCTTCGACAGGCTCCTACAAGACCGGTTTCGCGTCCGGCAGGGCCCGTATCGCATTGTCCATCGGATTGACGACGACTCGCGGGTCATCGAGTTCTTCCGAGTCGGCCACAGGCGCGAAGTTCTATTGCGGATCGAGGTTGGTGGATAGCGTCACGGGCGGGGTCACGAAGGCGAAGTCGGCGCCGGTTTCGGCGAGTGTGTCGACCTGCGGCGGCAGCTCGCCGCCGCCGTCGAGGAACACCAGTATCGCGAACTGGGTCGCGAACCCCTGCGGTTCCGTCGGCGCCATAAAGTCGACCGTGACCGGGGCCCCGGCGTTCGGCTGATCCGGCGCCGACTGCGATACCGCAAGCCCGATCGCCCACCCTTGCCCGGGCACGGGCTCGCGCGCCGCAAGACGGTAGGTCGCCGCCGGCGGGAAACCGCTGGGAGTGAACGGCAGCGTGAAGGCGCACGCGTAGTTCACGTCGCTCCCGATGCACGTTGCTGGACCGGCATCCTCGGTCGCCACCGTCTCCGGCCCGCGTCCCGGGCCCGCAACACCGGCCGGACAGATCTGCAAAGCGCGCTGGGAAACACACTCTCCCTTGCGCAGCGCGGCGTCGATCGCCGCGCTTTCCGGAACGACGTCGAAACCGCTGGAGCCCGGTCCGCAGCCGATCAACAACGCAGCCAGTACGCAGGCGGCAAACCGAGTCCGGTGGGGCATCGTCATAGTTGCCTCGCTTACAAAGTGGTCGACGTCACGAGGACGTTGAGAAACGGGGTGGACGCCGATGCCTCGGCGCTGAACTCGTCGACCAGCGCGCGCAACGCGGCGTCGAGACGGGCCTGGAACTCCGGCAGCCGCGCCGGATCGATGTGCAGGTAGTGGTTGCGCAGGTAGGTCCACGTGTCGACATCGGAAAGCGCCAACTTGTCGAGAAGCCCCTTGGCAAACAGCGCGCAGAACTCGAGGGCCAGCGCCTGGCGATCTTCCGCGCCCCTGGCAACGAAGTGACGCCCCAGCCGGCGCACCTTACCGCTCGCCACCTCGACGAGGTCTCGAGCCCGCAACAACTCCTCGACCTGCTTGACCAGGGCATCGTCGGGGGCCGCGGCGCGCACGCCGCGACGCCGGCCGGTCCGCAACCGCCGCCGCCAACCGGCCACGGGCACCCAGCTCCCGTCGTCGGGCAGGAACGCGATCGCCTCGCTCACCAGCACCGCCAACTCGGCATCCTCGACCGTACCAAGGGCTTGCGGCGCCCGCAGGACCCGCTTCAGCTCCTTGCCGAAGGCGTGCAACATACGGTCGCGCCACAGCACCGCCAGCAGCGGCTGCGGGTCTTCCTTGCGCAGCGCCGCCAGACGCCGCACGAGTGCTTCGCTCGGCAGCCGCTTCCCCTTCTCGATGTAACTGAGCATCACCGGGTCGATCGCCCCGCCGAGGGCCTCGCGCGCAAACCGCCGCACCGTGTACTCGCGCCCGAGGAGAACGCGCGTCTCGTAGAACACGTCCTTGATCCCCTTGCGGGACGGAATGGCGGCCACCGACATGCGCTGACGCTAGCCGACCTGACGGTGATTGGCAACCGAACAAAACTTGTTTGCGATGCGCGGAGCCGGAGGCATGACGGCGTCCGGTCCCGGAGCGGCCGCCCGAGGCTATCCTCGCCACCGCCTTTCCGTGTAGAAACGGACCTAAGCCAGATGCAATTGCAGGAGGTCGTCATGCACAGAGATGTTCGGGCCGAACGAGAGCACCTCGACCGTACCGTGGCGGGCAAGACCGTCTGTTCGCTGTTTCGGGAGACCGTGGCGGGCAGCGCCGACGTCGACGCCCTCAAGTGGAAGGCGGGCGATGCCTGGCACGCACTGACCTGGAGACAGTACGGGGAAGAGGTGCGGGCCTTCGCACAGGGCCTGATGGCGATCGGCCTCGAGCCGGGCGAGTTCGTTAACATCCTGGCGGCGAATCGCCCCGAGTACTACATCGCCGACATCGCCATCCTGCACGCCGGCGCCGTGCCGGTGTCGCTCTATAATTCCCTGCCATCGGAACAGATCGAGTACATCGTCAACCACTGTGAGGCGACATACGCGATCGTCGAGAATGCCGACTTTTACGACCGCTTGCGGGCCGTGAAAGACGGCATCCCGCGGGTTCGCCGGGTCATCATGATCGACGGTGCAGAAGCCTTCGCCAACGACCCGTGGGTCGTCGGCTACGACGCGGTGCTGTCGGCCGGCCGGGCCGCCGGCGCCGAGGCGCGGGCCGAATTCGACCGGCGCTGGCAGGCCGTGAAGCCCGAGGGTCTGGCGACCCTGATTTACACCTCTGGAACGACGGGTCCCCCGAAGGGCGTGATGGTGACCCACTACAACGTGGTCTGGACCGCCGAATCCCTGCACAGCCTGTTTCCACGCGATCCCGGCGTGCGGCACATCTCGTATCTGCCCCTGGCGCACATCGCCGAGCGCATGGCCGGCCACTACCTGCAGATCCGCGCCGCCTCAACCTGTCACTTCTGCCCGCGGCCGCAGGATATCGCCCAGTACCTCGCCGAGGTGCGGCCGCAGTTCTTCTTCGCCGTGCCCCGGATCTGGGAGAAGCTGCACAGCGGTCTGACCACGGCGATCGCCAACAATCCCGATGCCGCGCAGCGCGCCTTCGCCGAAGCGGCAATTGCCGCCGGTCTCGAAAAGACCCGCCTCGAACAGGCCGGCCGGCCGATCCCGGCGGAGCTTGCCGAACGCCTGCCGCAAGCCGAAATGGTCTGCGCCCTGATCCGCCAGCGCATCGGTCTGGACGCGGTCGAGATCGCGTCCAGCGGCGCGGCGCCGATAGCCGCCGAGGTCCTCGAGTGGTTCCACGCCATCGGCGTGCCGGTGCGCGAGGTGTACGGTCAGTCCGAGGACTGCGGTCCCACCTCCTGGAATCGGCCGGGCGCAACCAGGATCGGTACGGTCGGTCCGAGCCTGCCGGGCGTCGAGGTCCGAATTGCCGACGACGGGGAGCTGCTGGTGCGCGGCGGCAACGTCACGACCGGCTACTACAAGGAACCGAAACTCACGGCCGAGACGTTTGATGCCGACGGCTGGCTGCACTCCGGCGATGTCGCGGTCATCGATCCCGCGGGCTTCATCAAGATCGTCGACCGCAAGAAGGAGATCCTCATCACGGCCGGCGGCAAGAACATCGCCCCGTCGAACATCGAGAACCTGCTGAAGCAGAAGCCCCTGATCGGTCAGGCTTGCGTGGTGGCGGACCGCCGTCCGTTCGTCGGCGCCCTCGTCGTCCTGGATCCGGAGAGCACACTGCCGTGGGCGCAGCAGAGGGGACTGCCAACCGACCTGCAGACGTTGGCCGAACACCCGGAGGTCCACGCGGAGATCCGGCGCTACCTGGACGAGGTCAACCTCCACCTCAACAACGTCGAGAGCATCAAGCAGTTCGTCGTCCTGCCGCACGAATGGACACCGGACACGGGTGAGCTGACGCCCACCCTGAAAATGAAACGCCGAGTGGTCAATCAGCGTTACGCCGAGGCGATCGAGCGGATGTACGCCGGCGGCAGGTAGCCGACGGGCACCACGACCGGTGACGGGCGAACGAACGGGGTCAAGCACGGTATGGCGGACGCGGAGGTGAAGGTCGACGGGTTAAGAGTCAGCGTCGGATGGGACGGCCGTACGCTGCTCGCCGGCGAGGTTCGGATCGAGCCGGAGGCCAGTGGCCGCGCCGCTGCGCTGGTCGTCGAGGGTCGGGATCGGACCATCTCGGTGCGGGTCGAACCGGCGGCCGGGGCGCCGGTGGCCGCCGCGTGGCTCGACCTGCGCTGGGTGGGGCCGCCGGCGGGACCGCTCGCGGTGTGGGTTCCGCACCTGCGGCCGGGTCCCGAGGACGTCGTCGCGGATCACGCCGCGCGGTCGCCGGTGGCGGCTTTACAGGACGACGCGGTGCGGATCCTCTTGCTGCCCGATCTGGACGCACCCCGCGTCCTGCCGTGGGCCTTCGACGCCGATCTGAACGACCCGCGCGGGGCACGGTTGGGCTTCGGTGCCACGGGGTGGGTGCAGCGCGATCACATCTATTTCCGCGCCGACTCCGCTAAGGCGACCGAACGGCCGTTCGGCCTGGCCGTGCGGATCGTCGTCGAACCGAGCGGTGCCGAGCCACTCGAATCGGCTTGCGCGCGGTGGACGTGGCGGGTCTATGGCGAACCGCGGGTCGCAAGGGCGCGCACGCAGGCACTGCCTTTTGCCGAGCACGCCGCCCGTGCGTACGCGGCGGCGTTTGCCGACGAGTGGCTGGTGGCCGAGTCGGGCGGAGTTCCGATCGGCGGGCCGATTCATTACTCGGCGGGCGGGACCGCGATCTTCTTTCAGTCGTGGTTTAACGCTCTGCGTTCCGCAGTCGGCGTAGCGCTGCTCGGCCGGCGTTTGCAGCGCGCGGACCTGACGGCGCGCGCCGAGGCGGTCGCCAATCTGGTCGAGCAGATGCCCGCCGGCCCGCTGTTGCCGACCTGGTACGACCACGAAGCGCGGCGCTGGTGGGGCGTGGGCGACGACTTGATCTTCACCTGGGCGGCGCGCGATGCCGACGTGCTGCGCTTCTTTCACCTGCCCGACGTCTGCGAGACGGCACGATGGATGATCGTGTGGAACGAACTGGTGGCGCCGCGGGCGGAGTTCGAAGCCCGCTTGCGCCAGATCGGCGAATTCCTCGCCGCAGCGCAACTCGCGGACGGGTCGTTGCCGTCGTACTTCGACTGGCAAACGTTGCAGCCGGGTCCACGCCTGTGTGCGGTGGCGCAGAGCGCGGTTGCCGGGCCGATTCTACTGGCGACCGGCCACCGCGCAGCGGCCGCGCGACTCGCCGACTTCCTGTGCCGTGCAGTGGTCCCGACCCGCCGCTACTTCGACTTCGAGACGTTCTTCTCCGACTCTTACAAGCCGCTCGACTTCGCCGATCCGCACACCGGGATTCCGCCGCAGAATACGCTCTCGATGGCATGGACCGCGGAGTTTCTCATGAAGATCGGAGGCGGCGGGACCGGCGACGAGGCGCAGCGAGCGGCGTGGCGGGCGGGCGGCCGGCGCGCACTCGATCAACTCTGTCTGTATCAGCAACTCTGGGAGCCGCCGTTTCTGTCGTACCGGTCGTTTGGCGGCTTCGGGGTGATGAATACCGACGGCGAGTGGAGCGACGCGCGCCAGGCCCTGTTCGGGTTGCTGCTGCTCGATGCCTACGAGGTCTTCGGCGAGCCGGAGTACTTCCTCCGTGGCGTGGCGGCATTGCGGGCGGGGTTTGCCCTGCAGGCCATCCCCGAGAACCGCGATATCTGTCCGACGGCGTACGACGGGAGCTGTCCGAACTGGCCACGCGAGCGTTTGTGGGATTTCGATTGGAACGGGCCGCCGGAACGAATGGGGCGTTTGCCGGCGGGCAAGATGGTCGAGAATTATGCCCACGCCGCGTACGACGCGCCGGGGGTGCGGACGGGGTTCGACTGGGGCGAAGGCAGCGCCGCAACCGGCGCGCTGGTGGCAACGGAGAGGTTCGGCGACATCTACGTCGACCGGCAGCGCGGTAACGTCTTCGGTATCGATGGCGTGAATGTTGCCGGCAGGCCCGACCGCTACGAAACCGACGACTTCACCGGCGCACCGCGCGGGCTGCGGATAAAGGTCCGCCAGCCAACCTGACCGCCGGCGGAACACGCTGCGCGCAGGGCCCGGGGATTCCTTAGTATTGATGGGCACAATTACGGCGACGTATTCCGTACGACGCTTCCCGTTCGCCCCGAGTAGCCCCGTTTTCTCAGGGGCGTATCGAGGGGCAGCCTGGCGAGCGGCTTTGCGGCCCCGCCCCTCGATACGCCGCCGAAAAGATGGCGCTACTCGGGACGAACGGAATACGTCGCCGGACTAATGAACCGGAGTACTTAGCGACGCGGGCCCCGCGCCACGCCGATTCCCAGGAGAACCACGGCCGCGAGTCCGGCGGTTGGGCCGAACCAGTCGCCCCAGCGCAGCATCAGGGTCGAGCGGTCATTGACCGGCGTCACCGCCTGCACGACGGTGCCGCGAGCGTGGACGTCGAGCGTCCCCAGCCATTCCCCGGTCGGCACGATCACCGTCGAGATACCGGTGTTGGTTACCCGCACCTGGGGACGCCTGGTTTCCAGACTGCGGAAACTCGAGACGATCAGATGAAGCAGCGGCCCACCGCCGACCGAGAACCACGAGTCGTTCGACAGCGTGGCGATCATTTCCGCCCCTTGCCTGACCGCCGCGATAACGATTTGCGGATCGACGGCATCGTAACAGATCAGCGGCGATACCCGCAGCGTTCTGCCGTCCGCCAACCTCACGTCGAGCACCCGCGAGCCGTCGCCGGGTGTCCACGTGCCGAGCCACGGGAAGCGCGCGCGCAACCACGGTCTGTCCATCCACGCCGGTACCCGCTCGGTCAGGGGGAAGAGCCACGCCTTCCTGTAGGTCTCGAAGGCGACGCGTCCGTTGCCCTCCGGCTCCAGCAGTACGGCGGCGTTAAACTCCCGATCGCCGTCGGCATCGTAGGCGCCGAAGACGAGCGGGACCCCGGTGACGGCGACCAGTCGCGCCAGTTCGGCGTCGAAAGCCGCCCCGTCGGCGCTCTTCGGTTTTCCGAAGGTCGTCGGATAAACCGTTTCGGGCCACAGCAGCAGGTCGAGCCGGGCCCGCTCCAGTGCATCGGCGGACAGCGCGAAGTACGAATTCAGAATGTATCGCACCGCATCGTACGTACCGCGCTCGGCCGCCAGCCGGCCGTACTGACCGATGTCCGCCTGCACGAGTCCGACCGTTACAGGCGCAGTACCGGGGGCATCCGCAGTCAGCGTTCGATAACGCACCATCCCGTACCCGAGCGGGAGGAGCACGAGCGCCACCGCCGCCGCGACCGGGAGCGCGAGATGTGGAACCTCCGCCGTCCGATCCATGGCTCGGAGATCGCGGGCGACCGTGGCGCACCCGGTTGCGGATCCCGCGGTCGGGCGGACGCCGCGTTCCTTCCGCATCCTCACTGCTCCCCGTAGCGCCAACAGCACGCACTCGTTGAAGAGCACGAGCACGAATGTCAGACCCGGCGCGCCGCCGATGTCCGCTGCCTGGCGCAGCCACACCGATGCATAGAAGCCGTGTCCGAGCGTGTCGCCGAAGAGCTTGCCCGTGAGCCACTCCGTACCCACATAGGCACCCGCACCGGCAAACGCCGCTCCGGCCTCGCCCCAATAACGGCGGGCCAGATGGCGTACCGCGGCAAAGACGACGAATTGCGGCTGTACCACCGGCGCCAGCAGGATCAGCACCGCAAAACCGACCGATACGGGTAGGTGGCCGTAACCGGCAACGGCAATGGCGAACCAGGCGAAGACGCCGAGCACGAAAGCGACACTCATCGCCAGCCCGCTGGCCAGCGCCCCACGAATCGTCGCGAGTCGGTCGAGCGTGGCCAGCCACGGCACCAGCCCGACCCATCCGAGGACGAACCACGGCCACTCGACTCGCGCGTACAACGCAAATGCCGCCGCCGTCACCACGACGGCAGCCAGAGTGTCGCGCAGGGAACGGCTCGACGCACTCATGATTGCCGGGCGCGATACAACGATTCGATGCGCCGCAGCAACAATGCCCCGCATTGACCCGAGAACCGTATGTGGTCTACGCCAACCTGACATGCACCGTATTCGCCAGACTCGTACCGCCGAACCAGGACAGGAGAACGCCATGTCGTCGTTTCGCGCCGTGCTCGTTAGCGCCGTCTTTGTCGCCACCGCCGTTGCAACCGGTGCCGCCGGCGGTCCGGCGTGGACACCGGCACAATGGGTCGACGACGACACCCTGAAACTGTGTGCGACGACGCCGGAGGAGGCGACTTACTGCTTCCCGGTATGGCTCGTGGTGCTCGACGGCAACGTGTACGTCCGCCTGGGCACCAAAGCCTCGAACCGGGTCAAGGCCAACACCGCCGGCATGGTTCTCCCCGTCGAGATCGGCGGACAGCGATTCGAGAAGGTCCGGCTCGTCGACGCCCCCGACAAGATCGATGCGGTGGCCAGGGCGATGGCCGACAAGTACTGGTCCGATTTCTCGGTCCGCTGGCTCGCACACCCGATGACATTGCGACTCGAACCGGCGGGGCAGTGAGGAAGAGAGTCGCGTCGAGCCTCGGGGCCGGGACGAGACCCCGAGGCGCCGCATCGCTACCGGGTCACGACACCGCACGCGATCCGACCCCCGGCGTTGCCCGCGGGATCGGTGCGGTAGTCGTCGGGACCGGCGTGGATCACCAGCGACGAGCCGTCGGCATCGAACAGTGTGGCCGGCCCCGGACCGATGGTAACGCCACCGGCGAGTACCTCCGCACGCGTTGCGCCGCTTGCAGGCACTTCGATGTTCGGGAAATCCCCGGCGTGCATACCGGCGGGATTCCTGATGCCGTGTTGCTTGGCGGCGGGGTTGAAGTGGCCGCCGGCGGAAGTGAACGGCGGCTCGCAAACGCCAACGCTGTGGATGTGAAACGCGTGTGGCCCCGGGGGGAGACCTCTGACGTTCAGCGTAATGAGCACACCGTGCGGCGTCTGTTCGAGTTCTGCAGTGCCGACTTTAGCGCCGGTATCGCTGACCATGTCCGCGCGAGCGGTTTGGGCCGACGCCGCCCCCGCGAGAAGCACGACCCCGACCACCGCGCCGGCAAGTATGCGTGTAATGCGATTCATCCCGTTGTACCTCCCTGGCGATCTCGCCGGTGCCATTACAGGCGAAGGACGCTGACCGGGCAAGCCTGGTTGCGATTCGGCGTGCCGGGGGGCAACCGGCTCTCAGCGACGCCCGCCACCCAACCGGAGCGCGGTGGAGCGCGACCTCCGGGCGCGCTCGGGCGGTGTGGGGTGTAGCGGACGCCACTCCACCGCCCCGACGAACGCGCCTGGAGGTCGCGTTCCACCGCCGGCGAAATGTTTGCGCGCCGCGAACATTCTCGGAAGTAGCAGTCCACTCCCCAGTAGCTCAGAGATCATGTCCGCAATAGGAGAGGTTGAAGCTCTTGTTACAGAGCGGGAAGTCGGAAATCGGCTGATTGCGGAGCGCCAGCGCAAGCCCTGTCCAATTGTGAAACGACGGGTCGACGATCTTGTACCGGTCGAACCGGCTGGCACCGTCGGTTATCGCGACGTGACAGATCTGACCGCGCCAGCCCTCGACGAGCGCAACGGCAAGGCGGTCCGCCGGCAAGGCGCCCAGCGGCACGCGCGCGGGCCCCTCCGGCAGGCTCTCCAGTCGATCCCGCACAAAGGCGGCCGAGCGCTGGATTTCTAACCAGCGCACATACGCTCGCGCGAACACATCTCCACTCTGGCAGGTCGACAACGGGACCTGCGCAAAGCGGAAGATGCCGTGCGGAAATTCCTGGCGGACGTCGCGGTCGAGCCCGCACGCGCCTTGACCCGGGGCGTTGCCCGGGCTGATGCCTATTGCCCCTTCGGGGCTTGCGCGCGAGCCGACGTTCCATCCGATGCTCAGGCCCGAAGGGACGTCCATTCACCAGCCCGGGGCAACGCCTCGGGAAACGATTCAAAGACAGGAAACCGAACCCCCGAAAGGGAGTCATGCGACGGCGAGCCACATCGCACAGGGGCCTGCACACACAATGGCCGGCGTCCTTTCGCAAAAGAACCGTGGAGCGGAGTTATGGTCGATGGCAGCGGGTTGATGCACGGGATAGCGGGTGCCATACTCTCGCCCGTGCCTGGCCCAGCCCATCACGTCCACTACGAGCGCGCCGAATTCGTGACCCTCGAGGCGTCGAGCAATGTGAAGCACGAGTTCTTCGACGGCCAGATTTACGCCATGGCAGGAGGCAATCCGGAACACGCGGCGCTCGCCGCTGCCGTTGTCGGCCTGCTGTTTCCCCAATTGCGCGGCGGGCGTTGCCGCATCCACGACGCCGACCTGCGCGTCCGCGTTCTCGCTACCGGCTTGACCACGTATCCTGACGTCAGCATCGTCTTCGGCCCGCTCGAACGCGACCCCGACGACGACAACGCCATCACCAACCCGACCGTCGTCGTCGAGGTTCTCAGCCGTAGCAGTGAAGCCTACGACCGGGGCGACAAGTTCGAACACTACAAACACATCGCCACTTTGCGCCAGTACGTGCTCGTCTCCCAGCACGAGCGCCAGATCGAAGTCTGGACCCGTGACGATAAGGATCTGTGGGCGCGGACCATGTACGCTGAGGGGTCGTGCGCTGCTCTCGGGTCTATCCGCGCCCGGCTCGACGTGAGCGACCTCTACAACGCCGCAACGGCA
Coding sequences:
- a CDS encoding AMP-dependent synthetase/ligase, whose amino-acid sequence is MHRDVRAEREHLDRTVAGKTVCSLFRETVAGSADVDALKWKAGDAWHALTWRQYGEEVRAFAQGLMAIGLEPGEFVNILAANRPEYYIADIAILHAGAVPVSLYNSLPSEQIEYIVNHCEATYAIVENADFYDRLRAVKDGIPRVRRVIMIDGAEAFANDPWVVGYDAVLSAGRAAGAEARAEFDRRWQAVKPEGLATLIYTSGTTGPPKGVMVTHYNVVWTAESLHSLFPRDPGVRHISYLPLAHIAERMAGHYLQIRAASTCHFCPRPQDIAQYLAEVRPQFFFAVPRIWEKLHSGLTTAIANNPDAAQRAFAEAAIAAGLEKTRLEQAGRPIPAELAERLPQAEMVCALIRQRIGLDAVEIASSGAAPIAAEVLEWFHAIGVPVREVYGQSEDCGPTSWNRPGATRIGTVGPSLPGVEVRIADDGELLVRGGNVTTGYYKEPKLTAETFDADGWLHSGDVAVIDPAGFIKIVDRKKEILITAGGKNIAPSNIENLLKQKPLIGQACVVADRRPFVGALVVLDPESTLPWAQQRGLPTDLQTLAEHPEVHAEIRRYLDEVNLHLNNVESIKQFVVLPHEWTPDTGELTPTLKMKRRVVNQRYAEAIERMYAGGR
- the lnt gene encoding apolipoprotein N-acyltransferase; protein product: MSASSRSLRDTLAAVVVTAAAFALYARVEWPWFVLGWVGLVPWLATLDRLATIRGALASGLAMSVAFVLGVFAWFAIAVAGYGHLPVSVGFAVLILLAPVVQPQFVVFAAVRHLARRYWGEAGAAFAGAGAYVGTEWLTGKLFGDTLGHGFYASVWLRQAADIGGAPGLTFVLVLFNECVLLALRGAVRMRKERGVRPTAGSATGCATVARDLRAMDRTAEVPHLALPVAAAVALVLLPLGYGMVRYRTLTADAPGTAPVTVGLVQADIGQYGRLAAERGTYDAVRYILNSYFALSADALERARLDLLLWPETVYPTTFGKPKSADGAAFDAELARLVAVTGVPLVFGAYDADGDREFNAAVLLEPEGNGRVAFETYRKAWLFPLTERVPAWMDRPWLRARFPWLGTWTPGDGSRVLDVRLADGRTLRVSPLICYDAVDPQIVIAAVRQGAEMIATLSNDSWFSVGGGPLLHLIVSSFRSLETRRPQVRVTNTGISTVIVPTGEWLGTLDVHARGTVVQAVTPVNDRSTLMLRWGDWFGPTAGLAAVVLLGIGVARGPRR
- a CDS encoding superoxide dismutase family protein, with amino-acid sequence MNRITRILAGAVVGVVLLAGAASAQTARADMVSDTGAKVGTAELEQTPHGVLITLNVRGLPPGPHAFHIHSVGVCEPPFTSAGGHFNPAAKQHGIRNPAGMHAGDFPNIEVPASGATRAEVLAGGVTIGPGPATLFDADGSSLVIHAGPDDYRTDPAGNAGGRIACGVVTR
- a CDS encoding Uma2 family endonuclease, with the protein product MVDGSGLMHGIAGAILSPVPGPAHHVHYERAEFVTLEASSNVKHEFFDGQIYAMAGGNPEHAALAAAVVGLLFPQLRGGRCRIHDADLRVRVLATGLTTYPDVSIVFGPLERDPDDDNAITNPTVVVEVLSRSSEAYDRGDKFEHYKHIATLRQYVLVSQHERQIEVWTRDDKDLWARTMYAEGSCAALGSIRARLDVSDLYNAATAPLA